A part of Aegilops tauschii subsp. strangulata cultivar AL8/78 chromosome 2, Aet v6.0, whole genome shotgun sequence genomic DNA contains:
- the LOC109744887 gene encoding protein DOG1-like 4, translating into MAHAGDMAAFYDAWVGREEEIVSDLTGALGARRRDALAPLVDAAMDHVAAYYERKASLADRDVVAALDQRWLNPLERTFLWAWGWRPALVFRFVDGSGAVGPRQRRELEDLRAATAAAEKEVDREVAAMQESLAGPRVLEALRQRRQHPRNGVQADEAVAAVGRSLRVLLAAGDALRERTVRGVVGVLAPDAEQAGAFVAAMLRFHLGVHRAGRAWSSSGHGGGRRGL; encoded by the coding sequence ATGGCGCACGCTGGTGACATGGCGGCTTTCTACGACGCCTGGGTGGGCCGCGAGGAGGAGATAGTGTCCGACCTCACGGGCGCGCTCGGGGCGCGCCGGCGCGACGCGCTGGCGCCGCTCGTGGACGCCGCCATGGACCACGTGGCCGCCTACTACGAGCGCAAGGCGAGCCTCGCCGACCGCGACGTGGTGGCCGCGCTCGACCAGCGGTGGCTCAACCCGCTGGAGCGCACCTTCCTGTGGGCGTGGGGGTGGAGGCCCGCGCTGGTGTTCCGCTTCGTGGACGGCTCGGGCGCCGTGGGCCCGCGCCAGCGCCGCGAGCTGGAGGACCTGcgcgcggccacggcggccgccgagaaggaggtGGACCGGGAGGTGGCGGCCATGCAGGAGTCGCTGGCGGGGCCGCGCGTGCTGGAGGCGCTGCGCCAGCGCCGGCAGCACCCGCGGAACGGCGTCCAGGCCGACGAGGCCGTGGCCGCGGTGGGGCGGTCGCTCCGCGTGCTGCTGGCCGCGGGCGACGCGCTCCGCGAGCGCACGGTGCGCGGCGTCGTCGGGGTGCTGGCCCCGGAcgcggagcaggcgggcgccttCGTCGCGGCCATGCTGAGGTTCCACCTCGGCGTCCACCgcgctgggcgcgcctggagCTCCTCCGGCCACGGCGGCGGCCGCCGGGGCCTCTAG